The following are encoded in a window of Sphaerisporangium siamense genomic DNA:
- a CDS encoding LysR family transcriptional regulator: protein MTLPSRVSDLAPFDLLLSVARLGSVGAAARAHGISQPTASARISGMERRLGIALIKRSARGSRLTDEGALVADWARAAVEAAWSLDAGITSLRGIRDDRLPVAASLTVAEYLLPRWLAALRSSAPDTSVALTAGNSGDVATAVLSGAASIGFIEGPGVPEGLRSRVVGHDTLTVIVAPGHPWARRRSGITPEELAATRLVSREHGSGTRRHLELALRSRTERPLAEPLLELSSTTAIKAAVAERVGPAVLSSLAVAGELAGRTVVSVPVLDVDLERTLRLVHPSGRALTGVAARLAEIAVRSARHAPPPPTNTSEPG from the coding sequence ATGACTTTGCCGAGCAGGGTCAGCGACCTCGCTCCCTTCGATCTGCTGCTCTCCGTCGCCCGGCTGGGCAGCGTCGGAGCCGCGGCGCGCGCCCACGGCATCTCCCAGCCGACGGCGAGCGCGCGGATCAGCGGCATGGAGCGGCGTCTCGGAATCGCGTTGATCAAGCGTTCCGCCCGGGGTTCACGCCTCACCGACGAGGGCGCCCTCGTCGCCGACTGGGCCCGCGCCGCCGTGGAGGCCGCCTGGTCGCTGGACGCCGGGATCACCTCGCTGCGCGGCATCCGCGACGACCGGCTTCCTGTGGCCGCGAGCCTCACCGTCGCCGAGTACCTCCTGCCCCGCTGGCTCGCCGCCCTGCGCTCGTCCGCCCCTGACACCTCTGTGGCGCTGACGGCGGGCAACTCCGGCGACGTCGCCACCGCGGTGCTGAGCGGCGCGGCGTCGATCGGCTTCATCGAGGGCCCCGGCGTGCCCGAGGGGTTGCGCTCCCGCGTCGTGGGCCACGACACGCTGACGGTCATCGTCGCTCCCGGCCACCCGTGGGCCCGCCGCCGCTCCGGGATCACTCCGGAGGAGCTCGCGGCCACCCGGCTGGTCAGCCGTGAACACGGCTCGGGGACGCGCCGCCACCTCGAACTGGCCCTGCGGAGCCGTACGGAGCGTCCTCTGGCGGAGCCGCTGCTGGAGCTGTCGTCCACCACCGCCATCAAGGCCGCCGTCGCCGAGCGCGTGGGCCCGGCGGTGCTCAGCTCCCTGGCCGTGGCGGGCGAACTGGCCGGCAGGACGGTCGTGTCGGTGCCGGTCCTGGACGTCGACCTCGAACGCACGCTACGGCTCGTACACCCCTCGGGCCGCGCCCTCACAGGGGTCGCCGCCCGGCTAGCCGAGATCGCCGTACGTTCCGCCCGGCACGCCCCTCCCCCACCCACGAACACGTCCGAACCTGGGTGA
- a CDS encoding TDT family transporter, with product MSSVTLLPTRAGHTRGARLPFGLLRDLERPADLFRHLGPNWYASVMGTGIVANAAGTLPVRVTGMRTAATVVWALAGLLLVTLTAARSVHWTRHRPEARAHAAHPVMAHFWGAPAMALLTVGAGTLTLGRDWIGLPAALAVDVVLWSAGTLLGLVTSVLIPYRMMSRHTFAADAAFGGWLMPVVPPMVSASTGALLVPYATAGQGRLTLVLACYAMFGVSVFAALLIIAQIWTRLVHHTVGPAAMVPTLWIVLGPLGQSVTAANQLGGVAALALPAPYAAAARAFGLLYGLPTWGFAMAWTALAATVTVRTVREHLPFSLTWWSFTFPVGTCVTGTSALAALTGSVALQITAVILYACLVAAWLTVALRTAASGARGTLFLPPPPAARPSS from the coding sequence ATGTCCTCTGTCACCTTGCTCCCCACGCGTGCCGGGCACACCCGTGGCGCGCGGCTCCCGTTCGGGCTGCTGCGCGACCTGGAGCGCCCGGCCGACCTGTTCCGCCACCTCGGCCCCAACTGGTACGCCTCCGTCATGGGGACGGGCATCGTGGCCAACGCGGCGGGGACGCTGCCGGTGCGGGTGACGGGCATGCGGACGGCCGCCACCGTGGTCTGGGCGCTGGCGGGGCTCCTGCTGGTGACGCTCACCGCCGCCAGGTCCGTCCACTGGACCCGCCATCGCCCCGAGGCCAGGGCGCACGCGGCCCATCCGGTGATGGCCCACTTCTGGGGAGCGCCCGCGATGGCCCTGCTCACGGTCGGCGCGGGCACCCTCACGCTGGGACGCGACTGGATCGGGCTCCCCGCCGCCCTCGCCGTGGACGTCGTCCTGTGGTCGGCGGGAACCCTGCTGGGCCTGGTCACCAGCGTGTTGATCCCCTACCGGATGATGTCGCGCCACACGTTCGCGGCGGACGCGGCGTTCGGCGGATGGCTGATGCCGGTGGTGCCGCCGATGGTCTCCGCCTCGACCGGAGCCCTGCTCGTCCCGTACGCGACGGCGGGACAGGGGCGGCTGACCCTGGTGCTCGCCTGCTACGCGATGTTCGGCGTCAGCGTCTTCGCCGCTCTCCTGATCATCGCTCAGATCTGGACCCGGCTCGTCCACCACACGGTCGGTCCCGCGGCCATGGTGCCCACGCTGTGGATCGTCCTCGGACCGCTCGGCCAGTCGGTGACGGCGGCCAACCAGCTCGGCGGCGTCGCCGCGCTCGCGCTGCCCGCCCCCTACGCCGCCGCCGCCCGTGCCTTCGGCCTGCTCTACGGCCTGCCCACCTGGGGTTTCGCGATGGCATGGACGGCCCTGGCCGCCACCGTCACCGTGCGGACCGTCCGGGAGCACCTGCCCTTCTCCCTCACCTGGTGGAGCTTCACCTTCCCCGTCGGCACCTGCGTGACCGGCACCAGCGCTCTGGCGGCGCTTACCGGGTCGGTTGCCCTCCAGATCACGGCCGTGATCCTGTACGCGTGCCTGGTGGCCGCCTGGCTCACCGTCGCCCTGCGCACAGCCGCCTCCGGCGCCCGCGGAACGCTCTTCTTGCCGCCCCCGCCCGCAGCGCGTCCGTCCTCGTAG
- a CDS encoding MBL fold metallo-hydrolase, protein MTVLGSCGAFPEPGRACSGFAVDWDGYRLLLDLGYATLPRLLAHWPDGAVDAVVVTHEHPDHCIDLHGLFRMRLYGDPGGPRLPLYCTPGVLDRLGGLEPDVDLRAVFDVHPLPGSHRVGPFRLTGLPLPHYVPNAGIRVEADGVALAYTGDTGPAPALAELGRDADLFIVEATDHDGETERPTRNLLASAEAGHWARRAGARRLMLTHFWPGNDRATAVATARKEFGGEVLAAEEGLTVTLGRN, encoded by the coding sequence GTGACCGTTCTTGGCAGTTGTGGTGCATTTCCCGAGCCGGGACGTGCCTGCAGCGGGTTCGCGGTGGACTGGGACGGTTATCGCCTGCTGCTCGATCTGGGGTACGCCACGCTGCCGCGGCTCCTCGCGCACTGGCCGGACGGGGCGGTGGATGCCGTCGTCGTCACCCACGAGCACCCTGACCACTGCATCGACCTGCACGGGTTGTTCCGGATGCGGTTGTACGGCGATCCCGGTGGGCCGCGGCTGCCGTTGTACTGCACACCGGGCGTGCTCGACCGACTCGGCGGCCTGGAGCCCGACGTCGACCTCCGCGCCGTCTTCGATGTGCATCCGCTGCCCGGCAGCCACCGGGTCGGGCCGTTCAGGCTCACCGGATTGCCGCTGCCGCACTACGTGCCCAACGCCGGCATCCGCGTAGAGGCCGACGGGGTCGCCCTGGCCTACACCGGCGACACCGGCCCCGCCCCCGCACTCGCCGAACTGGGCCGCGACGCCGACCTGTTCATCGTCGAGGCCACCGACCACGACGGCGAGACCGAACGCCCCACCCGCAATCTGCTCGCCTCCGCGGAGGCCGGTCACTGGGCCCGCCGCGCCGGCGCCCGCCGACTGATGCTCACCCACTTCTGGCCGGGCAACGACCGAGCCACCGCCGTGGCCACCGCGCGCAAGGAGTTCGGCGGTGAGGTCCTGGCGGCCGAGGAAGGACTCACCGTCACACTCGGGCGAAACTGA
- a CDS encoding PP2C family protein-serine/threonine phosphatase, protein MGEHRLRLAELLEEAEGAAPVESLDVVARNLRERFGAERVSFLHVDFIGHELVRVTENPESQSGEHAERVLLDGSDYEKVLCTQDPYQVSDGGERQRVIAPVTNRGDTIGVLEVTLPRCDADVLEQVAEAAHALAYIIIADRRFTDLYQWGRRTTALSLAAEIQHQLLPDASCCEASTFALAAGLVPADAIGGDTYDYTLDRETLHVSITDAMGHDVDAALLATLTVNALRGARRAEAGIAEQARRTHQALLDHGRGALTTGQLLRVRLDGTNVELVNAGHPHPLRLRGGTVTEMPLDADPPFGVDVSGTYQVQHLDLRPGDRLILLTDGMQERTAEAVDLPALLRETRDRHPRQVVKALTGAVLRACGGYMADDATVICLDWHGPVPDHSGTTS, encoded by the coding sequence ATGGGCGAGCATCGATTGCGTTTGGCAGAGCTGCTCGAAGAGGCGGAGGGCGCCGCGCCGGTGGAGTCGCTGGACGTGGTGGCGCGGAACTTGCGAGAGCGGTTCGGAGCCGAGCGGGTGTCCTTCCTGCACGTCGACTTCATCGGACACGAGCTGGTGCGGGTGACCGAGAACCCCGAGTCACAGAGCGGAGAGCATGCCGAGCGTGTTCTGCTCGACGGCAGCGACTACGAGAAGGTGCTGTGCACGCAGGACCCGTACCAGGTGTCGGACGGCGGTGAGAGGCAGCGGGTGATCGCGCCGGTCACCAACCGCGGCGACACGATCGGCGTGCTGGAGGTGACCCTGCCCCGCTGCGACGCGGATGTGCTGGAACAGGTGGCCGAGGCCGCGCACGCGCTCGCCTACATCATCATCGCCGACCGGCGCTTCACCGACCTCTACCAGTGGGGCCGGCGCACCACCGCGCTCAGCCTGGCCGCCGAGATCCAGCACCAGCTCCTGCCGGACGCTTCCTGTTGTGAAGCGAGCACCTTCGCCCTCGCCGCGGGTTTGGTGCCCGCCGACGCCATCGGCGGCGACACCTACGACTACACCCTCGACCGTGAGACCCTGCACGTCTCGATCACCGATGCCATGGGCCATGACGTCGACGCGGCGCTTCTGGCCACCCTCACGGTGAACGCCCTGCGCGGAGCCCGCCGCGCGGAAGCCGGCATCGCCGAGCAGGCACGCCGCACCCACCAGGCCCTTCTGGACCACGGCCGTGGTGCTTTGACCACCGGGCAACTACTGCGTGTCCGCCTGGACGGGACCAACGTCGAGCTGGTCAACGCCGGCCACCCGCACCCGCTGCGCCTGCGCGGCGGCACGGTGACGGAAATGCCCCTCGACGCCGACCCGCCCTTCGGCGTCGACGTGTCCGGCACCTACCAGGTCCAGCACCTGGACCTGCGCCCCGGCGACCGGCTGATCCTTCTGACCGACGGCATGCAGGAGCGCACCGCCGAAGCCGTCGACCTGCCCGCCCTTCTGCGTGAGACCCGCGACCGGCACCCCAGACAGGTCGTCAAAGCGTTGACCGGTGCGGTGCTGCGGGCCTGTGGCGGCTACATGGCCGACGACGCCACCGTCATATGCCTCGACTGGCACGGCCCCGTACCCGACCACAGTGGCACCACGTCTTAG
- a CDS encoding superoxide dismutase: MAAYTLPDMPYDYGALEPAMSGEILELHHSKHHAAYVKGGNDALDSLAEARDRGDYAGLVGLEKTLAFNLSGHVLHSIFWNNLSPDGGDRPDGELAAAIEEHFGSFDAFAAQLSSATKTVQGSGWGVLAWEPLGRRLIVEQVYDHHGNVGQGSTPILVFDAWEHAYYLQYRNVRPDYVDRLWNLINWTDVTARFTAARAATPAIPGLG, encoded by the coding sequence ATGGCCGCGTACACCTTGCCGGACATGCCATACGACTACGGGGCACTCGAACCGGCGATGTCGGGCGAGATCCTGGAGTTGCACCACAGCAAGCACCACGCCGCGTACGTCAAGGGCGGCAACGACGCGCTCGACAGCCTCGCCGAGGCTCGCGACCGGGGCGATTACGCCGGGCTGGTCGGCCTGGAGAAGACTCTGGCCTTCAACCTGTCCGGGCACGTCCTGCACTCGATCTTCTGGAACAACCTGTCTCCCGACGGCGGCGACCGTCCCGACGGCGAGCTCGCCGCGGCGATCGAGGAGCACTTCGGCTCCTTCGACGCCTTCGCCGCGCAGCTGTCATCGGCGACCAAGACGGTGCAGGGTTCCGGGTGGGGCGTGCTGGCCTGGGAACCGCTCGGCCGCCGGTTGATCGTGGAGCAGGTCTACGACCACCACGGGAACGTCGGCCAGGGCTCCACTCCGATCCTGGTGTTCGACGCCTGGGAGCACGCCTACTACCTGCAGTACCGCAACGTGCGCCCCGACTACGTCGACCGGCTGTGGAACCTGATCAACTGGACCGACGTCACCGCGCGCTTCACCGCCGCCCGGGCGGCCACCCCGGCGATCCCCGGCCTGGGATGA
- a CDS encoding superoxide dismutase, producing the protein MNHPDPALLFVHAQQAAGVIAAKHRGDLVGAEALLAAFPDDPARVRGFCLLAELALSLVRAQTGQSMDDLVQELTLHMATAVLKPPPGR; encoded by the coding sequence ATGAACCATCCTGACCCGGCCCTGCTGTTCGTCCACGCCCAGCAGGCCGCCGGCGTGATCGCCGCCAAGCACCGCGGCGACCTCGTCGGCGCCGAGGCGCTTCTCGCCGCCTTTCCCGACGACCCCGCCCGGGTCCGCGGGTTCTGCCTGCTCGCCGAGCTGGCCTTATCCCTGGTGCGCGCCCAGACCGGCCAGAGCATGGACGACCTTGTGCAGGAGCTGACCCTGCACATGGCCACCGCCGTACTCAAGCCGCCCCCGGGCCGGTAA
- a CDS encoding arsenate reductase/protein-tyrosine-phosphatase family protein: protein MADPGRLAIVDHLVAGDLSPGELGRSLGLPSNLLAHHLRVLENAGLVARTRSHADRRRFYVRLIPSALDALTPGTSITAPRVVFVCTRNAARSPLAAALWTTRSGIPVTSAGTHPGPRLNPRAVRIAESHGLDLGTRGTAHVRDVIEPADLVVTVCDNANEELTPTPRRVHWSVPDPGPAGTDEIFEEVLARLGARVDRLAALTTVVADTGRT, encoded by the coding sequence TTGGCCGACCCGGGGCGACTGGCGATCGTGGACCACCTGGTGGCCGGCGATCTGTCCCCCGGGGAGCTGGGGCGGTCCCTCGGCCTGCCGTCCAACCTGCTGGCCCATCACCTGCGGGTGCTGGAGAACGCGGGTCTCGTCGCCCGCACCCGGTCCCACGCCGACCGCCGCCGCTTCTACGTGAGGCTGATTCCCTCGGCACTGGACGCGCTGACCCCCGGCACGAGCATCACCGCGCCCCGCGTCGTGTTCGTCTGCACCCGCAACGCCGCCCGTTCCCCGCTGGCCGCCGCACTGTGGACGACGCGCAGCGGCATCCCCGTCACCTCCGCCGGAACCCACCCCGGTCCCCGACTGAACCCCCGGGCCGTCCGCATCGCCGAGAGCCACGGCCTGGACCTGGGCACCCGCGGCACGGCGCACGTCCGGGACGTGATCGAACCCGCTGACCTGGTCGTCACCGTCTGCGACAACGCCAACGAGGAGCTGACCCCCACACCCCGCCGGGTGCACTGGTCGGTCCCCGACCCCGGCCCCGCCGGCACCGACGAGATCTTCGAAGAGGTCCTGGCTCGGCTCGGCGCGCGCGTCGACCGGCTCGCCGCACTCACCACGGTCGTGGCGGACACCGGTCGCACGTGA
- the chrA gene encoding chromate efflux transporter — MTTKQPRRDDIPGDPADQDREATRRRLREVTLVFLKLGAIAFGGPAAHTAMMRDELVRRRGWVDDQRFVDLMGATNLIPGPNSTELAIHLGYDRARGRGLIAAGVCFILPAALMVTALAWAYVTYGQTPAVEGILYGVVPAVIAIIAHALSGLLRTVVKNVWLGVLAIAAVAAYLLGVNELLILAAGALLAAAVRRVHRLRRDSSQGLLSVPLLGLGGSPVLADPTGGQLAQLFLTMLKIGSVLYGSGYVLLAFLRGDFVDRLGWVTDQQLIDAVSIGQVTPGPLFTTATFLGYLVAGPVGAFLATVAIFLPSFVFVGLLTKLTDRLRSSDWTSALLDGLNAAAFALMAGVSYELGRAAIIDWPTAAIALVTLALLWRTRLNNAWYIAGGALIGLAHTLLG; from the coding sequence GTGACCACAAAGCAACCCAGACGGGACGACATCCCAGGCGACCCGGCCGACCAGGACCGGGAAGCGACCCGGCGCCGCCTGCGCGAGGTGACACTGGTGTTCCTCAAACTGGGCGCGATCGCCTTCGGCGGGCCGGCCGCGCACACCGCGATGATGCGCGATGAGCTGGTGCGCCGCCGCGGCTGGGTGGACGACCAGCGGTTCGTGGACCTGATGGGCGCCACCAACCTCATCCCCGGCCCCAACTCCACCGAACTGGCCATCCACCTGGGCTACGACCGGGCCCGCGGGCGCGGCCTGATCGCCGCCGGGGTGTGCTTCATCCTCCCGGCCGCGCTCATGGTGACCGCGCTGGCCTGGGCCTATGTCACCTACGGCCAGACCCCCGCCGTCGAGGGCATCCTGTACGGCGTCGTCCCCGCGGTGATCGCGATCATCGCGCACGCGCTGTCCGGCCTGCTCCGCACGGTCGTCAAGAACGTCTGGCTCGGCGTGCTGGCGATCGCCGCCGTGGCCGCCTACCTGCTGGGCGTCAACGAGCTGCTGATCCTGGCCGCCGGCGCCCTGCTGGCCGCGGCCGTCCGGCGGGTCCACCGGCTTCGCCGCGATTCCTCCCAAGGGCTGCTGTCCGTGCCGCTGCTTGGCCTCGGCGGGTCACCTGTCCTCGCCGATCCCACCGGGGGGCAGCTCGCGCAGTTGTTTCTCACCATGCTGAAGATCGGCTCGGTGCTGTACGGCAGCGGGTACGTGCTGCTGGCCTTCCTGCGCGGCGACTTCGTCGACCGGCTCGGCTGGGTCACCGACCAGCAGCTCATCGACGCCGTCTCGATCGGCCAGGTCACCCCGGGCCCGCTCTTCACCACCGCCACCTTCCTGGGCTACCTCGTCGCCGGCCCGGTCGGCGCCTTCCTGGCCACCGTCGCGATCTTCCTGCCCTCGTTCGTCTTCGTCGGCCTGCTCACCAAACTCACCGACAGGCTCCGCTCCAGCGACTGGACCTCGGCCCTGCTGGACGGTCTCAACGCCGCCGCGTTCGCCCTGATGGCCGGGGTGTCCTACGAGCTCGGCCGGGCCGCGATCATCGACTGGCCGACCGCGGCCATCGCCCTGGTCACGCTGGCGCTGCTGTGGAGGACCCGCCTCAACAACGCCTGGTACATCGCCGGGGGCGCCCTCATCGGCCTCGCCCACACCTTGCTCGGCTGA
- a CDS encoding ABC transporter ATP-binding protein, producing MNDAADTPVLRARGLRKEYGKGEGLVRAVDGVDLDVAAGETVAIMGPSGCGKSTLLHLLGGLDRPSGGEVSLNGRRIDDLGEKALARLRRTGVSYVFQSFHLIEELTAVENVELSALLAGHSPRAARRRAEELLDRLGLAGRARFLPSALSGGQRQRVAVARALSNEPLVVLADEPTGNLDSAATLDVLQLFESLHESGSGSGCSPCWRWPVSRCWSGAGWPIRPGVSGC from the coding sequence GTGAACGATGCCGCCGACACGCCCGTGCTGCGCGCCCGCGGGTTACGAAAGGAGTACGGCAAGGGGGAGGGGCTGGTACGCGCCGTCGACGGGGTCGATCTCGACGTCGCCGCGGGGGAGACGGTGGCGATCATGGGGCCCAGCGGATGTGGTAAGTCCACGCTGCTGCACCTGCTCGGCGGGCTGGACCGGCCCTCGGGGGGAGAGGTGTCGCTGAACGGTCGTCGCATCGACGACCTCGGCGAGAAGGCCCTGGCCCGGTTGCGACGGACCGGCGTCAGCTACGTCTTCCAGTCCTTTCACCTGATTGAGGAGCTCACCGCCGTCGAGAACGTCGAGCTGTCGGCGCTGCTCGCCGGACACTCGCCCCGGGCCGCCCGGCGGCGCGCCGAAGAGCTGCTGGATCGGCTCGGGCTGGCGGGCCGGGCACGTTTCCTGCCCTCCGCTCTGTCCGGCGGTCAGCGGCAGCGGGTCGCGGTCGCCCGGGCGTTGAGCAACGAACCGCTGGTCGTGCTCGCCGACGAACCGACGGGAAACCTGGACAGCGCCGCCACCCTCGACGTTCTCCAGCTCTTCGAGAGCCTGCACGAGTCCGGCTCGGGGTCTGGCTGCTCGCCCTGCTGGCGGTGGCCGGTCTCGCGGTGCTGGTCGGGGGCCGGATGGCCGATCAGACCAGGCGTGTCGGGCTGCTGA
- a CDS encoding FtsX-like permease family protein: MADQTRRVGLLKAVGGTPGLVAAVLLAEHLLVAVVAAAAGLVIGALSAPLLTESSAGLVGGAGTAPLTWSTAGLVTGVALGVAVVATAVPAVRGARSSTVSALADAARPPRRTGWLIALSARLPVPLLLALRVAARRPRRVVLGVAGVAVTVSGIYVLLVLNAFLGAQPGTGAYTDAQVAVLRHVLLVWTVFLLALAAVNAIVITWATVLDNRHTSALARALGATPAR, encoded by the coding sequence ATGGCCGATCAGACCAGGCGTGTCGGGCTGCTGAAAGCGGTCGGCGGCACACCGGGCCTGGTCGCCGCCGTGCTGCTCGCCGAGCATCTCCTGGTGGCCGTCGTCGCGGCGGCGGCCGGGCTGGTGATCGGGGCGCTGTCCGCTCCGTTGCTCACCGAGTCGAGCGCGGGCCTCGTCGGCGGCGCGGGGACGGCGCCGTTGACGTGGTCCACGGCCGGTCTGGTGACCGGGGTGGCCCTCGGGGTCGCGGTCGTGGCGACCGCCGTCCCGGCCGTGCGCGGCGCACGCTCCAGCACCGTCAGCGCGCTGGCCGACGCGGCACGCCCGCCGCGCCGCACCGGGTGGCTGATCGCTCTCTCGGCGCGACTGCCGGTCCCGCTGCTCCTGGCCCTGCGGGTCGCCGCCCGCCGGCCGCGCCGGGTCGTGCTGGGCGTGGCCGGCGTCGCGGTCACGGTCAGCGGGATCTACGTCCTCCTCGTGCTCAACGCCTTCCTCGGCGCTCAGCCGGGCACCGGCGCGTACACCGATGCCCAGGTGGCGGTGCTGCGGCACGTGCTCCTCGTCTGGACGGTCTTCCTGCTCGCCTTGGCGGCGGTCAACGCCATCGTCATCACGTGGGCGACGGTGCTCGACAATCGGCACACGTCGGCGCTGGCGCGCGCCCTCGGCGCGACCCCCGCGAGGTGA
- a CDS encoding phytanoyl-CoA dioxygenase family protein — translation MLDDAQVKAFVADGFVRVEGAFSREVAEECRGIIWRDLGADPADPGTWPRTVAARPGYGQPPFRAAAGTPRLHAAFDGLVGRGRWLPRADLGGFVIRFPGGEPAVVDGWHVDVSFPGRDSGPHDYMTWRANVRSRDRALLMFFLFSDVGEDDAPTRLRAGSHLDVARVLEPEGEDGLDARELARRAEDASGHRPIVHATGRAGDVYLCHPFLVHAGRPNRGKEPRFLGQPKLVPAVPLRLERPDAAFSPVEAAIRRGLGRE, via the coding sequence ATGCTTGATGACGCGCAGGTGAAGGCGTTCGTGGCGGACGGGTTCGTCCGGGTCGAGGGGGCGTTCTCGCGGGAGGTCGCGGAGGAGTGCCGGGGGATCATCTGGCGGGATCTGGGCGCAGACCCCGCCGATCCGGGCACGTGGCCGCGGACGGTGGCGGCGCGGCCGGGGTACGGACAGCCGCCGTTCCGGGCCGCGGCCGGCACGCCGCGTCTGCACGCCGCGTTCGACGGCCTCGTGGGCAGGGGGCGGTGGCTGCCGCGCGCCGATCTGGGGGGCTTCGTGATCCGCTTTCCCGGCGGCGAGCCGGCCGTCGTCGACGGGTGGCACGTCGACGTGAGCTTCCCCGGCCGGGACTCCGGCCCCCACGACTACATGACCTGGCGCGCGAACGTCCGGTCCCGGGACCGCGCGCTGCTGATGTTCTTCCTGTTCTCCGACGTGGGGGAGGACGACGCGCCGACCCGGCTGCGCGCCGGCTCTCACCTGGACGTGGCGCGGGTCCTGGAACCCGAGGGCGAGGACGGCCTGGACGCCAGGGAGCTGGCGCGGCGCGCGGAGGACGCCAGCGGGCACCGGCCGATCGTCCACGCCACGGGCCGGGCGGGCGACGTCTACCTGTGCCACCCGTTCCTGGTGCACGCCGGCCGGCCGAACAGGGGAAAGGAGCCGCGGTTCCTGGGCCAGCCGAAGCTGGTGCCGGCCGTGCCGCTCCGGCTGGAGCGCCCGGACGCGGCCTTCTCTCCGGTCGAGGCCGCGATCAGGAGAGGTCTCGGACGCGAGTGA
- a CDS encoding transposase encodes MARWVGSGGHLVEAIRLDGRPLLRLSQYGYLVAYCRSVAELAAHVALEDLVEVIPLPARDR; translated from the coding sequence ATGGCGCGATGGGTGGGCAGCGGCGGGCACCTCGTGGAGGCGATCCGCCTGGACGGCCGGCCGCTGCTGCGCCTCAGCCAGTACGGCTACCTGGTCGCCTACTGCCGCTCGGTGGCCGAGCTGGCCGCGCACGTCGCGCTGGAGGATCTGGTCGAGGTGATCCCCCTCCCGGCTCGCGACCGATGA
- a CDS encoding winged helix-turn-helix domain-containing protein, with translation MNVLLVENDRRVAAALAAGLRRYGYAVAHASTGREARQATGYDVVLIDLGLPDEDGLALCRSIRRFGGLPIILLSSRGAEQDRVLGLRAGADDYLAKPFGMAELEARIQAVVRRPRAAANATIVVDDLTLDLAARTVRRAGRVVGLTPKEFGLLTQLAERRGKVVHREQLLLEIWHDTGRAAARTLDVHITNLRAKLGRPPILHTVRGVGYRLGAAGAG, from the coding sequence ATGAACGTTCTTCTCGTCGAGAACGATCGCCGCGTGGCCGCCGCTCTCGCCGCCGGGCTGCGCAGGTACGGCTACGCCGTCGCGCATGCCTCCACCGGCAGGGAGGCCCGGCAGGCCACGGGGTACGACGTGGTGCTCATCGATCTCGGCCTGCCCGACGAGGACGGCCTCGCCCTCTGCCGGTCGATCCGGAGGTTCGGCGGCCTCCCGATCATCCTGCTCTCCTCCAGGGGCGCGGAACAGGACCGTGTCCTCGGGCTGCGCGCCGGCGCCGACGACTACCTGGCCAAGCCGTTCGGCATGGCCGAACTGGAGGCGAGGATCCAGGCGGTGGTGCGCCGCCCCCGCGCCGCCGCGAACGCCACCATCGTCGTCGACGACCTCACCCTCGACCTCGCCGCGCGCACCGTGCGGCGCGCCGGGCGCGTCGTCGGCCTCACCCCCAAGGAGTTCGGCCTGCTCACGCAGCTCGCCGAGAGGCGGGGAAAGGTCGTCCACCGCGAGCAGCTCCTGCTGGAGATCTGGCACGACACGGGCAGGGCCGCCGCCCGCACCCTTGATGTCCACATCACCAACCTGCGCGCCAAGCTCGGCCGTCCGCCCATCCTGCACACCGTGCGCGGCGTCGGCTACCGGCTCGGCGCGGCGGGCGCCGGCTGA